The stretch of DNA ATGCTTTGAGTGCATGTGACACAgcgtggttagggttagaactGCCAAAACTCTATGAATGTGGATCCATTCTGTGTGCGAGTGTTGTGAAGCTCCAAACCACCACACAAGATAAATGAAGAAACGTCTTGGATGACTTAACAGATCCAAAAGGTCTAATCAGTGGAGACAGTTTGGTCTGTGAAGACATTAGATTTCTGAAGCAGCCTCAAAAAATGAGTTTGATTATATAAGAGACCAGTGTTGTGCTTAGGACCATTGTGTTGTACAGGATTGGGAGAGCGGCTCgttgtaaaaacagaaatgagcaaaatgatACATTCCATAATGTCTGTCTGGGGTGTTTTGAAGCCaaataaaatttcaaacaaTGACAACCACTGTGCTAGTGGTCTCATTTCTTGCAAATGAAGCTGATCACAATCCACAAGTTTCCCCTAAATGGACTTCACCACAcaaaagaaatacagagagacCCAGTGCCATCACCAACAAACTGACCAAAATTATCTCTCCCTTGGAGAGAACTGATGCATAACCACAGACAGGGTCAGATAAAACAAAGTTCTTATGCCCTAACATCGTCCATGGGATGATTAGTAAGTAAAGCAGCAAAAGTCCAAACATCTGCCTTTGAGAAAAGCTGCAAAACTAATGTAAGCTTGTACCTGAcatcctctccatcctccagcATTGACAGACAGATGGTACACTTCTCATCTGTGTCCAGCTCTTCATCATCCAGACACATTTTCAGGTCCTGGGGTATTCTCTACAAAGAGAACaacacaaaggcaaacaaactTTAATTAacattggttttttttttaggtttttgttttgtttttttttgtgcagctgcGTCTTGCAGTTGCTATGTTTATGCCACAGCTATCAGTGAGTCAGCCCATACAGGATGGAAATAGTCACATAATCATGGTTCTTGCCCAGGCATCAACGGAAAAGACTGAATAGCATCTTCTCATTCATGTACCTCTGAATGATCCTGCTTCTCTAACTCTTTCCCAATATTTGGGTCATATTCACTACAGATGcagttttttaaattcattccACGCGCATATCTGCAGATAACTGGGATGAGTCATCCCTAGCCTTGAATTTTGCACACTGCAGACCTGACTGACTGCTCTGTTAACAGAAATAGAGTTGAACTTTTAACTAACGTGAGACTGGCCACTGATGACTCCTCACTCCTCTTGACCCTGTGTTGCcctctttttattcatttctttcatACCTGTCTGATCACATTTCTCATGTTGTTGCTCATGTCTTCATTTTCCACCTCATATTGAGATGGGCTAACAACCAGCACCATACAAAGCCACCGTCTTACCTTCTTGTACTTATGAGGGAAAGTGAATCTCTCTATGGTGGTCTGGACTGCACCACGGTTCACACTGCCCAGTCTGTCCTCCAGCTGCAGAAGCTCCTACAAAGGGAACAACACAGGCgggaagaaaataaaacctgAGGGAGAcggctttttttcttttaagccTTTGAGGTGACTGTTCACAGtctggagtaaaaaaaaaaaaaaaaaagctgtctgTAGCTGCCCGTGGAGAAAacctgaataaaaatgtgtttatgaatattaaaaaaaaatcaatgccaaAGAAAGATAATTGTGGAATGTTTTGCTCAACACTAATAAAGTAGGTTTTATCTGATTTAAGAGTCAGAAATGGCAGATTCCTAGCAGCCAAAGACACCCTCCCTATGATGAAAACAACTGTCATGAGATTAAAGGCATCTGGACCATTTGTGGCATCTGGAGCCCAGAGTAATTGGAAATAAGAAGGTCGGTTACACACTCGAGCCTGTCTAGAGCATTGGTCACAGAGCAACAATGATAAATTAGTGTTGACTGGTGTATCTGGTGAGGAAAGGGAGGAAGCAGTGCGAGTGCCAGGACAAACCTCGTAGCTCTCTCTAACAGCAGATGCGTGGCGGGAGGGGTTGAGACTCTGCAGAGCCAGCAAGTGCAACTGGGGATATGGGTAGTTTCTGATCTCATGGACAACCTGGGAGATGACAGATAAAAGAAGCTAACGTCAGCTCTGCAGTGGAAGTAAGAAAAACAGGGATACAATCCTTTCCCCTGTTGCTTGGCTGAGCCCGATGGTGTCGAGATTAATatcagcagcccagaggagattCACTGGGAGTTTGTCAAGATGAACACCCGTCATGATTGATTGTGCTGAGATGGGCTCACCACTTGCGTTGAGGCATTGTTTCGGGGGAAGTGGTGCATCCTGGGAGAGGTCAAGTAGTGCTGATAGTGCTGCGGTAGTGGATGGATGTGGTACTGGTGGGGGGGCAGCCCGGCATCCACACTCAAATCCCTGCACAGAAACCACAGTAAAATATACACTGCATTAAATACACAATGAATTAAACACGTACTGAATTTACCAACTCAATATTTAACAGAACCTCTGACAGTACACCATTTGGCATCAGTAGATTTTTCCACATAAAAGTCATAATGGTTATTATCATGGTTATTGTAGCAATAACAGTTAGCgcttacattacattatattatatctATACAAAGCCAACAACACTTCCATATTGGAGCCCAGTTTTGATACCACTTTTCTGGTTGTGTTGTCTTGTGTCTCTTTCGACTCAGGCAGGGCAAtaaatcaatattatatcaatactgtgatatgaggcTAGATCTCACCTGGGACTTTGGATATCGTAATATCATGGTATGGTGGAACTGGTTTTTAAGTGGCATTACAGCGAAGGGATACAGTTTTCAGAACTTATTATACTATTCtagctgttttgttatttgcttCTAACTGCTTTTTATGTTATATCTACATTActcatgattatttatttaaagtgtcTTGTGAGTAAACATCATACAAAAGCACCAAAATTCATCTTTACAACGTCAATATCAAAGTGTTTGGTCAAATATATCCTGACATTTGAATTTGTCTATATAACCAAGCTCTAATTCAgacttttttaaatgttaacttAACTTTTCTCACAAACTAAATTTTTCTCAAAAGTATGCTCCTGTTCAACCTTAAGTGATTTAAGCAATTAGTTTGTAACTTTCTTCAAATTTCAATGCACTGATTAGACAAATAATTGATAGCTCTAGCTCTCATTATGGGTTAAGAATCTCCTCACACATTAGTTTTacgctaaaaacaaacaaacatatatactGTTTGTTGTCGAACTTGCCTGGACTTGACTGCAGTGCTAATATCAGCAATGAAACTGAGAAAACCAACTGACAAAATAACAATGTCCTGCTCGGATGCCCAACAAATGTATTGTTGGTCCAGAAAATAACAGATCATTTGATAGTATTTAAGATTTTTGCTGATATGAAATCTAAACTTAATAATTGCCTTTGTGAGCAAAAGGCAGTCCGTACTGTTGTATTATAACAAGTTGAATGCTTACCAATCTGTGCCCTCAGCCAGATAGCGGGGCTGCTGGACCACAGGCTGAGGAGGGACATGGAGAGGGGGAGCAAACTCATACCCGGGCCGCAGTCTGTGGGGCTGGTGAGGAACTCTCTCTGGGGTGCGTCTGCTTGAGGAGGAATAACCAAGTGCTTAAACACATGCTGGAAATAATAGGTTTACCAGAGAGATTACAAAAGACCTCAAATATGGTCTTAACCCGTCCTCAAGAATTTTGGTGTAAAACTCTCGTTGACTCCAACGAGTTGCTTGAACCATGTCAGTACCTGGAGGGTGGCAGGATGTGTCGGTGCTGGGCCTCAAGgatctgctgctggaggaggtaTTGCTGGTGTAATGCCTGAGGTAGGAAGGGAGGGGCGGGGATGTCCTGGAACTGGGGAGTGGGCAGGGGGTTGAGGGGCGGGTGGAGCGGGGGGCCATGCTGATGGCTGGGAGGGGCCAGGTGGGGGTTAATGCCTGACTGGGGCTGCCCTGGGTGGGGCATGGGGAAGTCCATGGGCAGCGGGGCCTGAGGACCTAACTGGAAGTGCCGGCAAGAGGTAGcatggctgtgctgctgctgctgctgttgctgttgccgGTTGAAATGGGATCCTGTGGAGGATAAGGAGAGCTTGTCAGCCAGCTGAGGGAAGAGATTAGCTGGAATTAATTGTGGGTGAAATgtggtgtcactgtgtgtgtgatatagCATCTTAATGAATCCCTATCTCTTACCTATGGTGAAAAATACTTCTGTGGGGTGGGGAAAATGATGATTACCACAAGTACCATGAAAATTAATACCATTCTTAGTTCTGTACAAAAAGCTTTCCAAATATGGTTAAACATTCTTTGACCTCTTTTCCGACCTTGTGGTTCGATTGTCACTCCATTTCTTCTGATtcacagactggactggaccagAACAGACGATTTCTGTAACTACCAATGCATGATCTTCAACGCAGCTCAGATCTTGTAAATTCTGCAGCTGACAGTGAGCCATTGTATCGGGTGAAAACCATTATCAGCTGTaatttaaatatacattttatttttttaagattccAAGTCTATGTAGTAGATTTTATGGAACAATTCCCTGACTGGAtcttgaaaacatgaaaacattcatGAATTTTAAATTGTTCATTATTCTATCTATGCCTCACCCAAGTCTGTTATccatttcaaacaaacagtATACGTCTACTTAATTCTGTCCCATATGAACATTCAGGAGTTAAAGAGGAAATAGCTTGAATGCATTTCATGCCATTTCCTTGCCTTTTTTGCTCTCCCCAACCACAGCTATTTGGCAGCTGCAGTAAACTAACTGCTGTCGAGGATCAACGGGGAGAAAAATACAGCCCTGCTTGTACTGTGGTGCAATATGTTTTTAATACTGTGCTTCGACTGACAAAGACCTTTTTGAACACGACTGAGAAATTGCAACAGCAAATTTAGCTTTGATTAGGGTGTTTATAGAAAACCCTGGCAAAGGCGAACCACATTAAGGCTGCAAAGGAATATGATTTGATGCACTGTCACTATGTGACTGTTATGTCCCTGTGACATAACCCGAAGATGCAAATTTTGCAGAGGACTTCAAATTTCAAAGAGAGTAAGACCGCAATCCACGTAGAAGATGCAGAATTCCATTGCAGCTTGATTTTAATTTGCTTTGACAGTGTAAAAGACACATGACGAATTCTGATGGAAACAGTGGAAATCTTCAAAAATCATGAGGAAATAGGCAAAAATCTACATTGCATTTACTAGGAGTACGCTTGAAAAATGCAGCATTGTTGCAACACACCCGGAAAGCTACACAACGTGTTTAGTTAAAATAGACTTTTCAGCAAGATTTCTGGCTTGACAGCCTGTCAGTACAGTCGTGCAGACAAGGGATGACCTTGCTGCCCTGGGTCAAAGGCTCTAGTCTAGACTGCAAAGTAGCACACTGCATTTTCAAGCGTCTCAGTGAAACGATCACCATGAATGACAGCAGATAGACTCATTCAGGCCCTGTGATGAAGGAAGCGTGGAAATCGTCTATCTTTGTCACAGCGGGAGAGGAggtgggtggggtggagggggggcaggTAGGGacaagggagagggaggacaaTAAATGGAAATCAGCAAGAAGCACACTGAAGGTTAGGAAAAACACTATATTCTTTATTGAAAAATATTAGTATATGTggaatttgtgttttcttttttgtttgtttgtaatagTATAATTCCatgcaacaaaaataaacaacatag from Myripristis murdjan chromosome 9, fMyrMur1.1, whole genome shotgun sequence encodes:
- the LOC115365875 gene encoding E3 ubiquitin-protein ligase RNF165-like isoform X2, with product MLYHTHSDTTFHPQLIPANLFPQLADKLSLSSTGSHFNRQQQQQQQQHSHATSCRHFQLGPQAPLPMDFPMPHPGQPQSGINPHLAPPSHQHGPPLHPPLNPLPTPQFQDIPAPPFLPQALHQQYLLQQQILEAQHRHILPPSRRTPERVPHQPHRLRPGYEFAPPLHVPPQPVVQQPRYLAEGTDWDLSVDAGLPPHQYHIHPLPQHYQHYLTSPRMHHFPRNNASTQVVVHEIRNYPYPQLHLLALQSLNPSRHASAVRESYEELLQLEDRLGSVNRGAVQTTIERFTFPHKYKKRIPQDLKMCLDDEELDTDEKCTICLSMLEDGEDVRRLPCMHLFHQACVDQWLATSRKCPICRVDIETQLTPDS
- the LOC115365875 gene encoding E3 ubiquitin-protein ligase RNF165-like isoform X1 — its product is MLYHTHSDTTFHPQLIPANLFPQLADKLSLSSTGSHFNRQQQQQQQQHSHATSCRHFQLGPQAPLPMDFPMPHPGQPQSGINPHLAPPSHQHGPPLHPPLNPLPTPQFQDIPAPPFLPQALHQQYLLQQQILEAQHRHILPPSSRRTPERVPHQPHRLRPGYEFAPPLHVPPQPVVQQPRYLAEGTDWDLSVDAGLPPHQYHIHPLPQHYQHYLTSPRMHHFPRNNASTQVVVHEIRNYPYPQLHLLALQSLNPSRHASAVRESYEELLQLEDRLGSVNRGAVQTTIERFTFPHKYKKRIPQDLKMCLDDEELDTDEKCTICLSMLEDGEDVRRLPCMHLFHQACVDQWLATSRKCPICRVDIETQLTPDS